The DNA sequence tttaatcatataatGAGATATTATATGATTACTTTAGTTCATGAGAATCTCACATGACTTCCCAGATGGATAgacatttaataattaattataattaacccTTTCATACTAAATGATCTCATAACTTAATGTTAGACTATCTTGTTATCCCTTCCTACTAAATAATCTTAcaatttaatcttaaattttatcttgttatcattttatttaagaaacCAAATACCaccatatagtagtataattcaaggtttaaaatgaaactaaattaCTTATGGCCTAACATATTATAGCTGCACAACAAACTCGGATATTCTCttcaaaataaagtacatctcctattttatgtttttaatctACCTAGAAATAGTTCGAAGTACATTAGTGTGGATGGTGAAAATTTAATGTAGTACACATGTTTTTTCATTCGAAACAGAACTGGATTCGGCCATTTATTTTACTCGGCGAAATCAAAATACgtatttcacaaaaaaaatactccatccatctaCCATCAATTGTCTTGATAGAGGACAGACACAAAATTTGACCCAaacattgaaaaatatgagagagaaaaaaaagtgattgaagaattgaaaatgaaagataaagCCAACCTCATTATAGATAGTAGAAAATTTACCAAATATAAAAGGCAATAACTTTTATAAATAGacgaaaattataaaaacataactactattaattatgaaCGAAGGAAATATAGAATAGCCGCTCTTatcaaaatatctttttcaATTGGTTTGCATAACCCCAATCGCACGCCGCTCATATCGTGTGTTCTGTATTGTTGTTGCAAACTTGCAGATGAAGTTGAGGTTAAGGTGGTGCATAATTTCATTAGCAGCAACTATCCATCAATGGTTAACTGGTTaagaattgaattaaaaaggCATCAAAAGTCAGTATAGAGTTTTTGGATAGGATCCTGCATATTCATGATACTCAAAATTTCATTGCCACGATTCAGAACACCATTATGTAAGAAATAACACCATACGTATAAGCAAATTTGTTACACGTAACTAATACGGGCACAGAAGGTAAAGAGTTAAAGATTCAAGCTTCTCATGCCATGATTGGTTAAGGTGCAACAATCTATCAAGAGCAGAGTCTTCTTATTTATTGTTCTCACACCACCTTTGAAGAGACAGAACCCACAAGAAAAGATAAAACTCCAAAATCaactcaaataatttatgatgtacacaattaaaaaagaacaatGCTTCTAAGATCGCCCACACTTGCATCTAATTCAGCTTACAAACAAAGAAATATCATTTGTAATTTCTCACAAGAAGttagaattatatttaaaacaattcCAAATTGCTCAGCATTTTATCTCCTTGCACTTGGTTGCACTTATTCTTAGAGATCTTGAAGACTCTTTATAGTGAAAAACAATTCACTTGGCTAGTTGCCAAGCAAAGCACAGCCACCCCAATCTAATCTTATCTAGTAAACTACCAATTTCATTCCAGATAAGCTAGTGACAgtattatgatatttttaactatCCATAATAAATTTAGATTCTAAAAGAGTAATGGTATTTAGTAGTATtagaataacataaaaatgaaaaggaaaaaaagtactaATATGGGTTATGGAGGTATATGGGAGTGTAGCAGAACCTCTATTCAGTGCCTATGCACCAACACTAGCAATTTCTGCAACATCAGAAGACAATATTACAAATGCATAACAGCCTTTTTCCCATGAAgagaaacaaacaaatcaaGTTCCAATAAACTTATTATAATGTGGtctctaaaaataaaatctactCATTTGCTCGCACCAAAATCTTACATATGTTATGCAAGCATTCAAGACTCTGTAGCTAAAAATCCCAAGAAATATAACAAGATTTACTTGCAAATGACAAAAGAAGACATTACACTACTGAAACTAGGCCAAGAATTGCACTCAACCTGCCCACAACCATAAGTTTTAAGGCAGGCCACATGAATATAAAGAGGCTGTTAGTACTACAAACATAACATAATTTTCTGCCTGGAAGAAATTACTTTCCTCAACTTTATCACCAAAAAATCAGCAATGAAACCATTGATCAGATATAGGAATATTAGCCAAAACTAGACATTATGTTGTGCTTTTGGTGTGAGACAGTTACACACAACTCAACTGATCCTCACCAGACAGAGAGCACTTGAATTTAGCCAACAACTTTATAGTAAACACCAGCTATAATATGGAAAAAAACTCGTGTGCATCATCTAGTCCAATTAGAGTTCCTCAAGCCATGATTGATTAATCACCATTACTAGAACTAAATTAAAACAGATGCAATGGAGTTCACCTcttaattgaaattgaatcgagAGATGAgtaacataaaaaaagaaaacttcCAAACAAAACGATTGAATAACTCTGTAATTATTAAGAATTTCCGCCacagaaattgaaattgaaattgaaattgaggaATTAGGGCATAGTATTACTTAGGGGAACCAAGCAAGCTAGCCTGCTGCAGCTCGAGCTCGTTGAACTGAGCCTCACGGTCCATTTCAATAATGAGGGGGACGACGAGGACGAGGAAGGTGGTGCCGACGATCCAAGCGGCTTTTCCGGTGCTCTTGAGGAGTTTGGAGGCGACAAAGGCGGTGTCGGAGGCCGCCTTCTTGCCTTTGTAGACGATAGGAGACTCCGAGACGGAGGAGGAGACGCGCGAGAGGATTCCGGCGTCGGATGACATTCTGGTGAGAGGCTTCTAGGGTTTGGTTTGGATAATCCAATTTGAAAGGGGATGCATCAATTTGTTTTCTGTTCTATTTATGTGGTGTTCGAATTTTATGTATCCTTATATAACAATATGTTTTACATAAAACCTAAAATGGGATAACCAATTAGCTCCAATGATATTccaaatcaatttcaattttagttttttgagTAAAAGTTATTccgtatttttaaatttatactaaaataaaatctgaaaaaaaaattcaaattttatgaatagaaaaagaataatatagttaGAGTAAAATCATGTGAAGATTGGTGTTAATAGTTTAGAGAAttttggaagaagaaaaattgtttataatgCGAAGAAGCTGGATTCCTCCTCGAGAAGCTTATGAACTcccactttattttatttttactaagtttctaaattatatttgaaagaattattgtatattttctttgatCGAAATATTTGGTCTTGATGAATTCACTCCTTTGGTCTTGATGAACCTATTGTAAGTGAGTATTTTTACCCTAACAAAAAATCACCCAAAAGTTattcaaaaaggaaagaataGAAGTTGTACCAATCGAGAGATTTCTTGGTTAAACTtcaaatataactatataatactatttggTTGCTATAAATTCATTCTGCACCAaatttttggttaaattttgtGAGAACAAAAATTCTGCACCAAATTTTTGGCAAAACTTTGTGAGAAACAAAAATGATAGGTGATTATTGCACCTAGTAATCCTTAGACAAGTCGGATGAAAGCTTCAAATTATTAAACGATTCAATGCTTGTTAAGACATAGATAACACACCAACTTgcatgtttgataagttagtaataccaagatagcgaattatatattgacatttcttattgtttgatatcatagttaagcttaactcaaagccCAATATAAGACCAGGGCCCTATctaatcttaccaaaattataacattaaccttgtttatgtatctcaccaatttgtcaagttaagccatgttatttaatatacaatacaaatttagataatttcttttctatcaaacaacaacggaaaaaaatcatatctttgcatatcttgacatgaagcccgtatttcttatcttgttttacatatcttctcatatcccaTCTTTTGTATCAAACGAGTAAACATGTTAAGCAATTATTAACTCTTGGTTTAACGATTCAAATGATCAACTCTTGGTTATCTTGGGTAGCTACACACTTATCCTAAAGCTAACTTTCACTAATTTAAACTCATACAGATGCGTGAGAAACTAAAACCAATTACTATACGtttcatttcaattaattcatCATTAAACTATTGTATAAACAAGTCAAGTAAGATAATTCGTCATCCATGTCGTCTAATCCTAAGTTAAAGAGACATTAGAAAAGATTATATCAACTATCATCAAATGTGCagtcaaaatgaaaattaaaagcgaTCAAAACCGAAGTTATGACAAAGACagagaaaatatcataataataCAAGGCAATCCATCTATTCATATGTATAATTACATGTTAGGAGCAACAATGGAAGATCTTGTCCAGAAACATAATCGAAAGCATAAAGAAAATTGTAGTAATCACTGTCACACTCTTGTAAACTGGGACGATGGCAAAATTTTTGGGTTGACGGAATTTTAACTTGAATTGGCTTCAAACTCCttcctctattttttttcgtGTGTtgttctttcttcttcttctttttttttttttttttttttttttttttaatctgaaATGTGATGCTcaaaatttgagaaagaataaataatagtaatatttatgtattttgctTGGAAAATTATTGGagtacaaaaaattaaaagttagaaaggtttttaagaaagagaagaacgaGGATTAATTGGGAAAGCttatttaaagaattaaagtTATTGCCGTTCTCcatcttcctcctcttccaATATAAAGCTTAGAGTTCAACACCCCCAATCTCAAAGCTCGTGAAATTAAGGTAACAGCTGATTCTAACTCACTTATGCTATCCTCTATGCTTGAATTTCTGAATTAAAATGGATGAATCCCAACTGttgtgaaatgaatgaataggACGAGTACTTGCCCTTTTCTTGCATTGGTGAATTTGTTCTAATTGCTTGGATTGGGCATTAATTTAGTGTCTAACCTATTAATTGTAGATGTactgaaaataaaactacaacTTTGGAGATGAATCTAAAACCTTGGGAGCAAACAGAGAACTTAGTTCTATGTATTTAATTGAGTTTGGAATTACGCTAATTGATTGGTGTAAATATGATTTTggttagaaagaagaatttGAAGCTTATGTTATAGGGTTGTAAGAACCATGGAGAAGATGATATTGATCTAAATTTTGGAAGAATGCCGTGAGttaggaaaagagaaaaagggaaatcAGCCTTGTTTGGTCCATAGTATACACAAAAATGTTGTCTTGCTGTTGAGCATGAAGTGTTTGAGGGAATTACTCAATGACGCGCGAATATGAAGCAACATGTATACTTAGTATTGTTCTTGCCCTCCTGTACTAGTCAGATTCAGCAACCCCAAAGTGTTGGGAAtcctattataaatttttctttaGATATTATTATGTCTTAGGAAGGCTCCTTCACAATTTCAACTCAGTTCATCAACgtttgctatttttaaaaattcctGCAAAGCAGTTGCCGGAATCTGTCACTAACTGACAAGATGTAATAAAATGGTATAACTCCCTAATCCCTTGGAGTTGTTGGAAATAcctttttttgtaaattaaacTAGATATCAAGAGGTTTCTTGTGGTATAGGGCTCGACTCTGTGATGCTCCGAGCAAAAGCAGTTTCTTAATTAAAGATAGTGTAATGTGGTCAATTTAAAAACGCAAAAAGTTGAAAGGAAAAGTAAAGGTATGCTAGCTAAGTAAGATATGTTTTggagaaattgtttgattttgtagtTCAAATTTACGTGTATGTGTAAGTCAAGATAAATACCTTAGACTTTCTAAAGAATTTACCTATCGTGATTCCCTTTTCCGATGTGACACTGCTTAATCAatttactcaatttttttggtaatcaAGTATGGGTGTATTACATGGAAGAATGATCAAAACTGCTCTAAAAGTGGGCATAAAACTAGCAATTCCGCTGGAAATGACTGTCACTCGGCTGAGTGGAATTTCGGCCCAAAATCCACTCGGCCAAGTAGAATTCCAGCAgcttcattttcatattttgcaCGTACATGCTTTTATCTATTCATGTGCtaaaataacaagaaaagTACTGATCTGCCTTCAGCATGTTTAGGTTCATCATCGTCTATGTTACTGCTCACCAAATCAAAACTTCTGTTGATTCTTAGGATTAATAAAAGCTGACGGCATGGAAAATAAAGAGCCATTGATAATAACAGACAAAGATGATATGAGACGATGGTCAAGGTCCGCGAGGGCCCAAGGCAAGATTGTTGGCTTTATCCCCACTATGGGTTATCTCCATGAAGGCCATCTTTCTCTCGTCCAAGAATGCAAGCAACACTCCAACCTCACGGTTGTCTCAATCTATGTAAATCCAGGGCAATTCTCCCCCAATGAGGACCTCTCCACTTACCCTTCAGATTTTATAGGCGATATTAACAAATTGAAGAACAAAGCTGATGGTGTCGATGTTGTTTTCCACCCAAAAGATTTGTACGATTATGGGAAACATGATGGTGTTGTGAATGCAAGGAGAAATGATCTAGAAGAGGGAAAGGTGGTGTCTTGCGTGGAAAACAGTGGACAGGGTCACGAGACATGGGTCCGAGTTGAAAGATTGGAGAAGGGGTTGTGTGGGAGTAGTAGACCTGTTTTCTTTAGAGGGGTTGCAACTATTGTAACCAAGTTGTTCAATATAGTTGAACCTGATGTTGCTGTATTTGGGAAGAAGGATTATCAGCAATGGAGGATTATAGAAAGGATGGTGAGAACACTTCTTTTTTCACTGCATTTAGATTTACAATTCTTTACTTGTGAATCCTTTTGATTTCACCGTTGTTATATAGTTTCATCTTATTCAGCTAAATTCTCCGTATGTTAACTTTCAGATGCATTTGGTTCCAATGTTTGCAAGATTTGtgttttttccttctcttgtCTAAATTTGTTGAGGTAAATTATCTGCTTATTACTTCTATAAATGCTCTGTTTCAGGTACGAGATCTTGATTTCGGCATTAAAATTATTGGCGCAGAGCTATTGCGTGACCCTGATGGCCTTGCAAAGAGTTCACGTAATGTGCACCTTTCACCGGAACAGAGGAAGAAGGTATACTTTATCGTTAGACATTCTATCTCTTTTTATGAGATATTGGTTAATTAGACATTGTTATCTAGTTGTGATTTCACCAAAGAACAAGAAGATAAGCTCACTTTCTTTCATCCTTCTTCGATTCTTGCTAGAGTCTGAACATGCCTCAAAGTTGCAAATTAATGGTGGACTACCCTAATCTGAACTTTGTCAACGTTGATTAGACTAGGTTTGTGCTTCACAAACATGGTTAATGGAACTGAATCTTCAGGTGGATCTTGAAGAACAAAATGCTTAATTTAGATTAGAAGGAAATTGACAGAAATTTTGAAGGCCATGTCACGGTCTACCCGTCTTTCTATAACAATGAAAAGGGGGGCAAAGACCACAAGTgacattaattttctttaagccaaattttattttctgcagGCAACATCAATTAGTGAGTCACTGTTCCATGCTAAAACTGCTGCACAGAAGGGCCAAGTAGTTTGCATAGAATTGAAGGATTTAGTTATCAAGACCATACATGAAGCTGGTGGAAAAGTTGATTATGCTGAGGTTAGGCACATACGAGTTCCATATACTTCGTAATTTGAGCCTCCGtaatctttttcttcttagcAAATGTGTGGTCTATTGACTGATTGAAATGAGACATGTTTTCGATCGCACTTAAACCAGTCGACCATCCTACTTTCCACGTATTGATATGATGTTTCTACTTTAGCTCAAATATTATTACGAGAGTATGAAAATGTTACTTCATCTTTTTGCCAAGACAGATTGTAGACCAAGAAAGTTTGGAAGTGCTGGAAGAGATCAAGAGCCCTGCAGTGTTTTGTATTGCTGCGTGGTTTGGAAATGTCAGGCTCCTCGACAACATGGAGATCGTCGTCTAGTAAGCAGTTTACACCAGGTCATTTTGTTGGAAGATAATCTTAGTACTCGATGTATTCTGTAGTTTATCTTAATTGATCGTGTATCGTAATTTGGCTTGGTGtatcaattttggaaattgtgAATAAATGTGGACTCACCTCCagttatactccatccgtttccTTATACTTGAGCCGGTATTTTTCGACACggagttttaagaaaataatgttaatatgttaagtagatagataaaaaaagtaagaaagaagagaaaaatagagaggATAGAGTAGAAGGTGAATAAggtagaaagaataaaatataagtgagaAAATGTGTTAATAATTACTACTTCCTTggtctcactttaggagtcacAGTCACTTTtctgagagagaataatgttgaaaagagttttatatatatttgcatcTTAATTTGAGAGCttatagttaaaaatattttatagttgTACTCTCTCTATCCCTTGCTAAATGAttcttattcctttttaggGCGTCCGAAgagttatttcctttttttggcatttacgctcttattttcttcatttctacTTTACGCtcgcttttattttattcattctcCATTGTATTAACAAAactccattttcttaaatcacgCGCCTGAAAGGAAATGTCTCTCATAGCAAGAGACGAGTGAGTACAACATATGGTAGAACATCAACAACTCATAAGATAACTGCGAACTGCcaatacaaattttttattgtccCTACATCGACTATACCAActacaaataattattcatatgaCTGAAGtagaaaatatcataattatatcacaagaataaaatagaaaattggtaGCTTTACTAAGTGGTATTATAGATTGGATGGGTGTGCTTTACTTGGCAACTAGCTAGCAGGATTGTTTTTCACTATAATCTACTCAGTTTTCATGATTTCTAAGAAAAAATGCAACCAAGTGCACGGAGATAGAATACTAAAAGCATAAATCATTGTCACTATTTTGTGAGAATTTACAAATGATATTTCTTTGTTGGGCGAACTTAGAAGCAATGTTCTTTCATTAAATACATGTACTCGTAGTACTAAGATATTTGAGTTGATTTTGGagttttatcttaatttttgtggattttgtctaggggtggcaaatcgtgcgtgtcgggtcattatcgtgtcgacacggtaacaacacgaacacgacccgctaccctcagacacgaacacgacacgaactcattaacgacacgaaccacttcgggtcaacacgacacgataacaacacgtaTTGGaaagtgattaaatatttaaatgatttaaaCGAGATATGACCGTACAAGACTATAAGAGCCAATTtaataagtattgaaaaatgaaaataataagaattaataatattacaatattatttgttaacgGATAATATGAACCTGACACGAACACGTatttgttaacggataacacgaacccaATATGAACACGtattgttatcgtgtcgtgtcaaaaattgtcagccctagtTCTATCTCTTTGATGGTGTTGTGAGAACAATAAATTATCCTATAAACTCGCCTAGCCATACAAACTTGGAAATCtgtttaaaatttgttggaaaATGATTATTATGAACTCTGCACTCTTTGATAGATTGTTGCACCTTGACCATACATGGCCTAATAAGCTTGAATCATCAACTCTTTACCTTCTGTTAATATCGGGCAACAAATTTGCTTATGTATGGTGTTGATTTCTTACATAATGTTGATATGAATCGCGATTAGTAGCGGACTGATAaagctaatttcatgcatcggttatatggtgaaaaacgttacattttgctgggtctaacacggtttctaagccaggtgtgtgacaaaatcgctagatcaaggagaTGCTGAAGGAAACAgtctagcgaaggaatgaagtaaaaatgagcagaatctaaggaaaaagaaggcttgaagaagggagtcagtagctgagggcaacaaagtccatctatacctcgctgggccccactccaacgcctataaatagaagagcatgcaacacacaaagAGGACTCTTTTTCGCccactcttagctcacacacaacacacacttgggaatgggagatctggggtagtttcGGTTCCGAAGGGGTTTTATTCTTCAGAAATTTcagtcgtaacaccgtccgcgtgagggcgaagatacaatctctttattttcagtttgtttttgcacttttacggtcgaacttcacttttgggagtcgattTAGTTGTTGATGTTACTGATTGTCTATTCACTTCTGTTAGTTTGCGATTATCTGTgatatttcaagttgattCACGTAGATCCTGCTgttgagagtttattttaacGAGTtatatgtcgatctctgtttttgctGCTATGGTGCTCGATCTGGGAATTttgtgatagatctgtggtttgttgattgattggaggttgttgtttaaatctgaagttatgaaatgtttcttttggctggagtttgtgtcggacgcttggatccggagtggatttagcgtctgaggttggatctgaaggGAGGAGGtcgagttgtgcatggattttgagttttccgcttgctttctgttttacttcgtctagcatctgtagatctgtttagttctttaTTGTTACTCATCAAAATGGTTTAGATTCAGTCTGCTCTGTTCCGATTTCGCTCATGCTGTttttcttctgagtttttacgcaaattggttgaagaagatgatgtcgctgttagttagtaccagagttagttgtttttccagcttttcgtccgtactctgccttttcagttatggtccccacagtcagtttgttACCCAGATCTAGGTGATTAGAGTAGTTtattagatctagtgattgttcggtttaattttcgtgcatgCTTTTGCTGtttcgcctaggtctagctgttagcgtagcatTTTAAATTCCCAAGTTAAgtttattttcctcaacccgaaaaatgcgtggcagcagccaaccccaaaaacaagtccaaatccttgaacatgattgttacgcatccatctctgtgggatcgatccctacttccctatgctaggtttagtaaagtggttgagggtttttgaaagagtgctctgtgtgtccgacgaccaggattttccgacgaccaacgagttcctagaccgcgtgatctagtggatttgctggaccaagGAACCCTGTTATATTCTTTCTGTGCACACAGCGTGTTAACCAACATACCGGTCatttcaaatggcgccgttgccggggaaggatggcgtttattgttattgcgtttaaggatttggtgtaaatattttaatttctgttattttctttctccttgacagtttatgaacgcaagcttccattctggaagttgggcgAGCTCATCTGGGTTAGGGAGTAGCCAATTCAAGTGGCGAGTCAAGGAATCTACGTCTACCATCACCATCAGGTCAGGTTTAAGGACGAGAGACTGAAAACGAGGTGGATCTCAGTGTGCGCACAGAAGAAATTTACCAGGTTCCcttggtccagcaaatcctctagatcacgcggtctaggaacttgTTGGTCGTCGGAAAATCCTGGCTGTGGAacacacagagcactctttcaaaaaaagccctcaaccactttactaaacctagtataggg is a window from the Salvia hispanica cultivar TCC Black 2014 chromosome 1, UniMelb_Shisp_WGS_1.0, whole genome shotgun sequence genome containing:
- the LOC125205351 gene encoding mitochondrial import receptor subunit TOM9-2 isoform X3, with protein sequence MSSDAGILSRVSSSVSESPIVYKGKKAASDTAFVASKLLKSTGKAAWIVGTTFLVLVVPLIIEMDREAQFNELELQQASLLGSPN
- the LOC125205351 gene encoding mitochondrial import receptor subunit TOM9-2 isoform X1, with the translated sequence MSSDAGILSRVSSSVSESPIVYKGKKAASDTAFVASKLLKSTGKAAWIVGTTFLVLVVPLIIEMDREAQFNELELQQASLLGSPKWCENNK
- the LOC125205351 gene encoding mitochondrial import receptor subunit TOM9-2 isoform X2, translated to MSSDAGILSRVSSSVSESPIVYKGKKAASDTAFVASKLLKSTGKAAWIVGTTFLVLVVPLIIEMDREAQFNELELQQASLLGSPKNC
- the LOC125210076 gene encoding pantoate--beta-alanine ligase isoform X2; the protein is MENKEPLIITDKDDMRRWSRSARAQGKIVGFIPTMGYLHEGHLSLVQECKQHSNLTVVSIYVNPGQFSPNEDLSTYPSDFIGDINKLKNKADGVDVVFHPKDLYDYGKHDGVVNARRNDLEEGKVVSCVENSGQGHETWVRVERLEKGLCGSSRPVFFRGVATIVTKLFNIVEPDVAVFGKKDYQQWRIIERMVRDLDFGIKIIGAELLRDPDGLAKSSRNVHLSPEQRKKIVDQESLEVLEEIKSPAVFCIAAWFGNVRLLDNMEIVV
- the LOC125210076 gene encoding pantoate--beta-alanine ligase isoform X1, encoding MENKEPLIITDKDDMRRWSRSARAQGKIVGFIPTMGYLHEGHLSLVQECKQHSNLTVVSIYVNPGQFSPNEDLSTYPSDFIGDINKLKNKADGVDVVFHPKDLYDYGKHDGVVNARRNDLEEGKVVSCVENSGQGHETWVRVERLEKGLCGSSRPVFFRGVATIVTKLFNIVEPDVAVFGKKDYQQWRIIERMVRDLDFGIKIIGAELLRDPDGLAKSSRNVHLSPEQRKKATSISESLFHAKTAAQKGQVVCIELKDLVIKTIHEAGGKVDYAEIVDQESLEVLEEIKSPAVFCIAAWFGNVRLLDNMEIVV